The genomic segment TCGATAACAAAATACAGTTCATCCTTATCAAAAACAATTTCCTCAAGACTCAACACGACACCATCATTACGCTTTCTTTTCAGGGCAACACGACTTTGGATATTCAATAAATAAGAGCAGAACCTCTCATAATATTGAACCTTGCCCAATGGTGTTTTAGGTGTATGCTTTATGCCCAAAGTCTCATCAACCGACCCATTTTCATTCCCGATACTACTTGACCTGGGGATAAAATAATTGAGTTTTGAAAGTTCTGCCTTATAGGCTATAATATACGAAAAAATTGAGCCATTATTATTAATTACCAGTAGGTTGCTTTCTTTTCCGGGCTTGGCTTGCAGTAGTCCCAAATGTTGTTCTTTTTCCCGATTAAAGGTAAACACGAAGTTATCCGAACCTGTAAGCCCTTGCCGTATGGGATTGGGAAAGAACAGGGCAACGTTTTTGGTGTCGTTCGCATAGATAGTGTCTAGAACTTGATTTGTTTGAGCTATAACCTGTGCCGAGCAAAACCGAGGTGCGAAAGGGTAAACTACAAGAACTAAAATGATAATAATCTTTTTCATAAGAGTGGGTTTTTAAATGCCCATTATGGGCTATATTTTGGTTTTAGGATTAATCTGTAGTTGTTGAGGATGGTCACTCGAACCCTTCGATTGGAACGTCTAAAGACCTGTGTAATACCGCCCACTTGTGGAACAGATGGAATGTTGATGTCGCTGATGACGTCATCCAGCACTTCTTTGCTTACTTCGTCACGAAAGTTATTTTCTACATAAATGCCCTCGCTGCCGTCTTCTAAATCGAATGCCTTGAGTTTGGTGGGATGATGATTGATGTTTTCTATCTCGATCAGAGCACGATTGGGTTGAAAACTGATAAAGCCAAAAACAGGTGTGTGCGCCGGCATTAATTTTCCATTGATGGTTGCCGCTTTGGTCAATCGCATCCTCAGCCGACTGTTGGCTTGGACCACTTGGTTACCATCGACAACCACAGAAATGGTCTCATCTGTGTTTCCAAGAACAGTATGTTCATTGATTTTTGGGTCAGCTGCAAAAAAGAGTTGGTGTTCGAGACCAAGCTCTTTGGCCTGTATTTTTTGTTCGCGTAAAATTTCAGTAGAATCTACCTCTGTTTTGACATTTTGAGAACGTTTTCTTCTTGTCGATGTACGAGCTCTTCTTTCGGAATATTCAATCCTATTGGCCTTGTAGATGCTATCCACCACACGCTGTTTTTCAAGTTGTGGCAAATCCGGATTGTAAACGCCTGTTGAATCAATGAGTTTTTCATCATAAATGCTCGGTGCATTGGTTTCCCTGACTTTCTTGAGGTCATTGATGGCATCCAGTTTGGAATTATATTCCTTTTGATTTTCCTCCAGCTCTGGCACCAAGGTCTGGTTTAGGTTTTCAGTTTCGGTCTCGTCATCGCCCATTATCATCATTGAATAGGCTATGAGGAAAATGAAAATCACTACCAGAACCGCAGCAAATACTATTTTATTCTTTTCTACTTTCATCAGTCAATTTTTTAAGGGTATTTTCAAAATATTCAGTAATCAACAGGCCGTGCGGATTGCTGGGAAAGTTTCGGTCCACCGTAATCAGCTTTCCGGAAGAAACCAGCTCATAAGTATCGACTACACTTCCTCTATTGATTTCAAAAATGGTCATAGTTCTAAACCCATAAGAGCCATTTTGTTCAATGATTTTAGAATCAATGCTCAGTACCTTTTGTACCAAGGAATATTGTAACAGTCGGTTATATACACCATCCGATTTCTTTTGGCGATAGAGGTTGTCCACAGAGCTGTTGCCCAGCCAAAGTGCCTTTTCCAGATTCTTTTCGTAATTGCTGGCATCAATATTATAGAAATAGGTATGGAAGAGTTCCAAATGGGCAAGAGCCTCAACTTTGAAATTCTCTTTTTGTGTGACGAGCTTAAGTGGGATGATACTACCATCCGTATTGATGGCAAAAGCACTATTCAGCACTTTTTTATTGGCAGAAAAGGCCATCCATAGTGCTATTGAACTGGACAAGAATGCAAATACGACAACCGCCAGTACGATAAACCGATTCAGTTTTAGAACCTTGTAAATATCCTTGTATGGTGTTTTCATAGATATTGTAATTAGTTGGAAAAAAGTCTTAGTGTGAATGAGGTAGCACGTCGGTACAGTTTGAATTTCAAAAAGACGATGAAACCGACAGAACCGAGCTGAACTACTGGCGCAAAGAATCCACTTCCAACGTCCGTTCCGAAAAGGTTGGTCCAGAAATTGGTATTGATTTCTGTGTAAATGGCATTCACGAATATGTTGACCAGAAAAAATGCTGGAACGAGCATATAGACCGCCGCATACAGCTTAAAGAAATTATAGGCGAGCGACCGAAACTTTTCAAAAACGGCCAAACTTATGACCAACGGGAAGAAAGCCTGCATTATGCCCAAGAGGAAGAAACGTTCAGCCAGAAAAAGTGGATAGATGAACAAGTCCAACAACCATAGAATCATCCCCAGGATGAACGCAATAGTCTTAAAGCCATAAAGTGGAGTGATAAGAGCTTCGTATAACAAAGTCATAGCTGCTTTGGCAACTTCTATCACGCTTACCTCTTCCTCTATGGGAATATCCTGCATTTGTAAAGGCAATAGTGCTGGCGCAGTCCCTCGATACTGGCCTTCAATGGCCACCAAAATACCATCAAAGAATCCGAGCACTTGCGTCGAAAAAATAACCAACAGCACAATGGCAAAATTCTTCGCAAGTTCGCCCGGACTCAGCCCCCAAGTGTAGCCGTCCTTATCGGCTATTCCCTCATTGTATTTTTTGAGAATGTTGATGAGAAAAAACAATACGGCAAGTGTCTTCATTCCCGCAATGGTATATTGCGAGAAACTACTGTTTTGAATTGTCTGAAATACAGTATCAACGTATTCCAATCCGAACGATAAAAGAATTGCCGCAGTCATTTTTAATAAGCCGTTTCCCTGTTATTGATTTTGTCCTGCATCTTTCTAAAGGAAATGATGTCTCTATACCGTCTGGTCTTGGTGGTGATATTAGAAATCATTTCTTGGGATTCTTTTTCTTTCTGTTTTAATACTTCAGCACGTTCAGCGTCGCTCATTTTTAGATAGTCACTCGATAGGACTTCATCGATGAAATCTACCGTATCCAATGAATTCTGAACAATGGCTTCAAAGGATTCAGTAACGCGGGCAACTTCATCTGGTTTGATGTAGGGTGAATTGAGAATATCCTGCAGGTCGGTCTGCATCACCTGAATCAACCTCTGATTGTTCTGACCGATTTCTTCGACCGCTCTCAATTGTTGTACCACGCTTGATACCTTTTCGATGGCTTCTTTTGCATCTTTCAGGAATTTTACGGACTTAATCATTTCGGCAGTCTGTTTTCCGGATTCTATCAGTTGTTTGACCAGGCTGATAAAATTAGTATTGTCATAAACGGGCATTCCCTGAGCGGTAGTACCGTTGGGTGATAAAAGAGTAATCGAAAGGATTAACCCAAATAAAAGTGTCTTGAATTTTGTCTTCATATTATTTAATTTTTAGATGTGAATTGAATGATTGCTTTTTGCATATCCTGATGCTCGTTGTAGAACTTCATTATTTCCTCATTTTCCTTACCGTCCGTGAGGTAAGCGGCATAGACTTCCTTCGGGACTTCGAGACGGAAGATGTTGCTCTCTCGACCTATTTTGATAAACATTTCTGTGTACTTACGAGGACCGGATAGGTTATTCTTGATGGATTTTAATTGGTTCAGGTCGTGACTGGATAGGTTTAGCCGCTTGACCAATTCGTCATAGCCTTTTTCATTGTTCAGGCTATAAATAACCTGTGTGTTTTCCAGTATGCTTGCCGATGTCGAATTGTTGGGCAGCTGATTGATGGATTGCAGAATAATCCCAATCGCACCATTCTGTTTTCTGATGGCTTGATAGTAGAATTCGACACTTTCCAGTACGTTGTCAAATTTTAGTTGTTTGGCAAACTCATCGAAAAGGATGATGCCTTTTTCAGCACGGTTTTTCCAAATGGTTCTTTGGATAGCTGACTTGATCAGCTTCAACATTACGGACAGGATTTCTTTATTGTCTTTGACTTCATCTAGTTCAAAAACAATCAATCGCTTGTCCTCAATTTTATAGGTCTGGTCTTCACTCACTTCAAATAGAAAACTGTATAGACCATCGCCGACATATTCGGACATTACGTGCAAAAAGCTTGTAACGTTGAAGTAGTCGGGATGGATTTTTAAGGTGCTCAGAAGCTCTTTCTGATTCCTTTCTATAAAACTGTAAAAACCATCCAAAGAGTGGTTTTCTGATATGCTATCGTAATAGTGGCGCAATATCTTTTTAACCGAAACCGATTGTGCTTTGGTCACTTTTAAATCTGATGCGAACAACTCAAAAAGGAATACTGATAAGTCTTCCAAGCGTTCAGGCGTCAGGTCGTCTTTGCTACCTATGTAAAAAGGGTTGATGCCAAGGTTCTTTCCGCTTTCATAGCGTAGTACTGTATATTTTTCTGGGTAGAGTTTGGCAAACTTGGTGTAGGATCCACCAAGGTCGATAATGACCAGACGAACACCACTTTCAAAATATTGGCGTAGAATGTTATTGGCCAAGAAAGACTTGCCCTCACCGGTGGGCGCAAAAATGGCAAAGTTCCGTGCCTTGATGCGCTTCTTGCGCTCATCCCAAACATCCTTTAGAACGGGAATGTTGTGTTCACGGTCGTTGAATATGATACCAGTAGCATCGGACTTGTAGTTCGTATTATTGATGAACAGGCAGAGGGCGTGTTTTAAATCCGTTACATATAAATCATTATTCGAGAGATTGGAAGAAAAACAGAAATAGCTGTTCAGGATGTAGTTCTTGCGTTCTTCGCCTCTTGGGTAATATGGGATAATATCCAGTTCCTTAAATTCGGTCTTGATTTTTGAGGTAATTGAATCGAGGCTTTTTTGGTCTTTCGCCCAATACACCACGTTGAGATGCCCACGGATAATCCGTGCATTATCATCGGCATTGATTTGGTCAAGGATATGCTGGATTTTGCCGAGTACCACTTTGTTCTGTGACCCGAAGTTGGAACTTTTGTTTAGTTCTTCGACTTTCTTATCCAGCAGCTTGCGCCACTTCTGTTTGTCGTCCAAATAAAGGATTTGGTTGACGATATGGTTTTCGTTAAGCGTAAGCCCTAAACCATCAATAAACCCTTGATGAAACACAAAATCGTCAGAAGTGAATTTCTCATTGGTCTTGCTACTCTGTACACTTTCGCCAAAGCACAGTTCGCTATTGATGGCCAGGGCATCAAAATGGTTTTCCCCTATATAAATGTCATTTTTGCCAAGGATGGCATCGGTATCGTAGCCTTCACTAAACCCGTTGAAATACGTGGTAGTCAATTCCTGTATTTCTTTCGATTTAAGCGAAACAAAATCCATTTTCCGACTGTTGTTGATGAATGCTATGGAATCACTTACCGAGTTGACGAAGCTCTTTACGTTCTCGTCATATTCCTGAACAATACTCTTTGAAATCTTTCGGAAAGGATTGATGTACTTGGCATTGTTCAATGTTTTGTTTTTGGTCAGGATGAAGTACAAATAGCATTTATGCTCGATATATTCTCGTCCTCTAAAATGGTTGTATGTTGCTCTTTCGAGAAAGCTTTCATTGGGTAGCTGTTTTGAGATATAGGATTTCTTCAAATAGATGTCCTGTTTATGGACGACTGTTCCTACCAGAAGGGATTTCAACGCTTGAAACCAAGCACCGTGTATATCCTCAAAATCCTTTTCGGACAACGAATAGATTTCAGGTAAGTTACCTTCATAGCACAAAACCACATTGCCATTATTGGCAAACACGATATTGTCCTGAATATCTGTGATGGGCTGATATGCCGATAGGGTCATCTTATTCATAGTTAAATCCCGAATTGCGTTTGTTACTGATGATTTTTGGAAAAGGATTCCCCATTTGAAAAAGCTGTGGATTGTGGGCGATTCGGGTCAATGAGATGTAGAGTGCAGCATTGATTACGAGCAGACCGATGATGATGCCGAAGCTGAAGGAAAAGATGATGACCAAGAGTGAAACCAAAATGGCCACCATCATCAAGGCAAACAGCGAAAGAGGCAGCCCAAAGATGACTGCCCGTTTTCGAATATTTCTATAGACCTCGTACCGTTTCATATTACACTACGATTCCGATTAGGTAAGTAAAGATGCCTACAACTGCCCCAGCGATTAGGACAAAGACGAGTACACGGGTAATCCCTTTTTTGAGGTCGGCATTTTCACCAAAGAAATGTCCAGCATTGAAGAGGAAACCAATTAAGAAGATAACCCCTAAAATGATTGGGAAAATGGTTCGGATGGTATCGGAAACATCATTTACCGAATCTTCAATGCCACCAATCTGCGCAAAAAGTGATGTGGATAATAGCGAAAGAAGCGATGCCAAATAATATGATTTTTTCATAACGAACGAGTTTAAAATTTTGGTTCATTTTTGTTTTGTGAAATTTACATATATTTGAATATAAATACCTGAAAATCAAATATTTGTGAATAAAATATTATTTGATATAGATTGGTTTCCGATGGTATTAATTGGTGTCAAATTCTATGGAAATTTGAAGCCGACCTGTTGATAACCCAAAAAATTAAAATGAAAAACCTGCTCAAAAACGTCAGTTTTGTGATTTTACTTCTGAAAAGTTGCATCCTTTTGAGTCAGGATCTGGACGCAAAAAAGATAATTATCATTGACCCTGGCCACGGTGGAAAAGATTCCGGTGCAATAGGTAAAAATCATATCCAGGAAAAGTATGTGGTTTTGGATATAGCAAATGCCATTTTGAAGCTAAATGATAAGCTAAAAGCACCTTTGGATATTTATTTGACTCGATACAGCGATACGCTCATTTCGCTATCTGATAGAACCAAGCTGGTCAAAGTCCTAAAAGCAGATTTGTTCGTGTCGTTGCATTGCAATCATTCGGATAATGCAAATGCAAGAGGGGTTGAGGTTTATGTTTCTGATAGAAAATCAAAATACCGAAATAATTCTACTTGGCTTGCTTTCCAAATGCAAGCTGCGGTTAATCAAGAATTAGGTTTTGAGAGTAGGGGTGTGAAGTTTGCGAATTTTCAGGTGCTACGTGAAACCATTGATTATTGCCCTTCGGTACTTTTGGAATTGGGATTTTTGAGTAATGTGGATGAAGGCAAGTATATTTCAGATTCCACTAGCATCCAACCTATTGCATTGACCATATTACAATCCCTTCAAAAACATTAGAATTATGAAAGAACTATTTTTAGAGTTAACAAATAGCTTAAAGGATATTGTGTTACAATTCATCTCAGAAGTGATTCTGCTATATAAATCCTTCAGAAATTGAGCTACTTCCTTTTGTCCCTAGCTTTTGTATCAAAAGCAATCAAATTAAAGAGCTCTCGCATTCTACTACGGACACGATTACCATAACGTTCTTCCAATTCTTCAGCATTCAGATTGGTGGTGGCGTGGGTCTTAATTTTGCGTTTAGTTTCGAGATATAGATCATAGCGAGAAAGTAGTACTTCGCCCATTACATTCAAGTCTTTGCCGTAAAATCTACCGGAAGGTTCGACACCCAAATCATCAAAGCAATAGAATTTGTTGTTACCATATTCTTCAACCGTTTTAAATCCTAAATAGTTAAAGCTGAATGTTACGTTACGACAGGGAATCATTTCATAAGGACGTTGTAACGGCACAATATGACGAAGCAATTTCATCAAACTGGTTTTACCACAGCCTACAGGTCCGGAAAGCAGAATCCCTTTGTCAATGTCGATTTCATATTTCTCACAGTTTTCCTTGTCTCTTATGAAGTATGAACATAGCCTCAGCAGAATATCCTTATCCTCATGGTAAATCCTAAATTTTTTACCGAACAATAATTTGCCCTTCGCATTCAGGTAAATCAGAATTTTCGGGAAATCGTAGAGAACGCTTTTGCCATCGAATTTTCCCAGCGAATATTCCACACCACCTTCGATAATTTTAGAGGGGTTGTCCATAATCCTTATTTTTAGTGGTTCGCAAGTTGTCCTTGATTTGGGACACTTCTTTTTTGTTTAGTTTGTTTTCTTCTTCGAAAAGCTCGGTTCTATCCATCCAGTTTGTGGCCAATGAACGCCAATCCCGAATCGGTTTTCCGTCGCTTGTTTTCCATTCTCGGTCTGCATAATGCACGTAGAATTTTTTTCCTTCATCAGCATCAAAACCTTTTTCTTCAAAAAATAAAATAACGGCCTGCCTGCCCTTTGACTGTTTTATATTGTTTTCTTGTTTGTTATTGTTTGTATTAGTTACCAATGCTTGTCCACCTATGGGACGGTGTTGGTACACAACCTGTCCGTTTTTGGGATGGTGGTGTCCCTCAAGCGGTACACCTCTGGGATGGTACTGTTCCGCAAGCTGTTCTAAAATGGGATTGTACTGTCCCGCGACTGGTTCATCACTTGTCCCGATTATGGCCATCTTGATTTTACTGCCTTTGTATGGGTTGTTTGATGGGAAGTAGGACAGGTAAAGCCAAGCATCCAATTCCACAATACATCTATGATATGTGGACTTAGAACCTATTTTGGCACAACGCATCAATTCCCTACGGTTCACGTAGAATTCATCCATAAACCGAGAGCTGTTCCATTCCTGGAACAGCGCCATATACAAACTGATATGGGTAGGGTTTAGGCGGTCATCAAAATAGAATTTTTCAAAAGCCGCGTTGAGTAGCTTTATATAGTTCATATTTAAGAATCGAGCTTGTGCTGAACACGATTGGCGTCCATCACTTTTTGAATTTCCTCTGTATCATAGTAAATAATACCGCCCACTTTGGTATATGGTAAGGTGCCATTGATACGAAGATTTTGAAGGGTGCCAGGGCTCACTTGAAGCAAGTCCATAACCTCTGAAGATTTGAGGTATTTCTTTAGTTTTCCTTTGGCTTGCTTTGATAAAAGGCTTTTGATGTCATCGAGTAATTCCATTTTGAATTCCCGAAGGTCGTCTGTGGTAATAATACTTGTCGGCATAATAGAACGGTTTTAAAGAAAAGGGCTATCTGGAATTTTAAGTTTTTAATTGATAGCCCTTAACCTGATTTGACTTTCGTTCTACAAATTTGAGGGGTATTATCGGATTTTATTCACAAGTTGCACCCAAGTTGGGTGATTTTTTTGTTTCATTTTCAATAGTTTAAAATAGTTTTAATTAGAGGTTGCTTTATAATTTCCCTACACTAAATTATTTCACCTAAAATTGATTTTATTTTTCCCCAAGTTGTACCCAACTTGGGGAAAAATTTAACAGTTTTTGAAACTAAAAGCGTTAACCGTCCGTTTCTTCCATTCTTCTTAAAAGATTTGTTTTCAATCTATCGATAAACTTTGTCTGGTCGATTTTCCGCTCTCTTATTTCGAGGAAAGTTCTGTAAACATTGCCAAGATTAAGTTCAAAAATGTATTCACAAGCAGAAGCCA from the Polaribacter cellanae genome contains:
- a CDS encoding DUF4138 domain-containing protein — encoded protein: MKKIIIILVLVVYPFAPRFCSAQVIAQTNQVLDTIYANDTKNVALFFPNPIRQGLTGSDNFVFTFNREKEQHLGLLQAKPGKESNLLVINNNGSIFSYIIAYKAELSKLNYFIPRSSSIGNENGSVDETLGIKHTPKTPLGKVQYYERFCSYLLNIQSRVALKRKRNDGVVLSLEEIVFDKDELYFVIEIENNSSMDYDLNFLNLSLEARQKGKKKSLQRICKEPLFRYQVPSRIKEGSKAKLVYVMPKFSISNERRAILELNEKNGERNIKLKIPHRMINNPN
- the traM gene encoding conjugative transposon protein TraM; amino-acid sequence: MKVEKNKIVFAAVLVVIFIFLIAYSMMIMGDDETETENLNQTLVPELEENQKEYNSKLDAINDLKKVRETNAPSIYDEKLIDSTGVYNPDLPQLEKQRVVDSIYKANRIEYSERRARTSTRRKRSQNVKTEVDSTEILREQKIQAKELGLEHQLFFAADPKINEHTVLGNTDETISVVVDGNQVVQANSRLRMRLTKAATINGKLMPAHTPVFGFISFQPNRALIEIENINHHPTKLKAFDLEDGSEGIYVENNFRDEVSKEVLDDVISDINIPSVPQVGGITQVFRRSNRRVRVTILNNYRLILKPKYSP
- a CDS encoding conjugal transfer protein TraK, whose translation is MKTPYKDIYKVLKLNRFIVLAVVVFAFLSSSIALWMAFSANKKVLNSAFAINTDGSIIPLKLVTQKENFKVEALAHLELFHTYFYNIDASNYEKNLEKALWLGNSSVDNLYRQKKSDGVYNRLLQYSLVQKVLSIDSKIIEQNGSYGFRTMTIFEINRGSVVDTYELVSSGKLITVDRNFPSNPHGLLITEYFENTLKKLTDESRKE
- a CDS encoding conjugal transfer protein, which codes for MKTKFKTLLFGLILSITLLSPNGTTAQGMPVYDNTNFISLVKQLIESGKQTAEMIKSVKFLKDAKEAIEKVSSVVQQLRAVEEIGQNNQRLIQVMQTDLQDILNSPYIKPDEVARVTESFEAIVQNSLDTVDFIDEVLSSDYLKMSDAERAEVLKQKEKESQEMISNITTKTRRYRDIISFRKMQDKINNRETAY
- a CDS encoding TraG family conjugative transposon ATPase, translating into MNKMTLSAYQPITDIQDNIVFANNGNVVLCYEGNLPEIYSLSEKDFEDIHGAWFQALKSLLVGTVVHKQDIYLKKSYISKQLPNESFLERATYNHFRGREYIEHKCYLYFILTKNKTLNNAKYINPFRKISKSIVQEYDENVKSFVNSVSDSIAFINNSRKMDFVSLKSKEIQELTTTYFNGFSEGYDTDAILGKNDIYIGENHFDALAINSELCFGESVQSSKTNEKFTSDDFVFHQGFIDGLGLTLNENHIVNQILYLDDKQKWRKLLDKKVEELNKSSNFGSQNKVVLGKIQHILDQINADDNARIIRGHLNVVYWAKDQKSLDSITSKIKTEFKELDIIPYYPRGEERKNYILNSYFCFSSNLSNNDLYVTDLKHALCLFINNTNYKSDATGIIFNDREHNIPVLKDVWDERKKRIKARNFAIFAPTGEGKSFLANNILRQYFESGVRLVIIDLGGSYTKFAKLYPEKYTVLRYESGKNLGINPFYIGSKDDLTPERLEDLSVFLFELFASDLKVTKAQSVSVKKILRHYYDSISENHSLDGFYSFIERNQKELLSTLKIHPDYFNVTSFLHVMSEYVGDGLYSFLFEVSEDQTYKIEDKRLIVFELDEVKDNKEILSVMLKLIKSAIQRTIWKNRAEKGIILFDEFAKQLKFDNVLESVEFYYQAIRKQNGAIGIILQSINQLPNNSTSASILENTQVIYSLNNEKGYDELVKRLNLSSHDLNQLKSIKNNLSGPRKYTEMFIKIGRESNIFRLEVPKEVYAAYLTDGKENEEIMKFYNEHQDMQKAIIQFTSKN
- a CDS encoding N-acetylmuramoyl-L-alanine amidase family protein, with product MKNLLKNVSFVILLLKSCILLSQDLDAKKIIIIDPGHGGKDSGAIGKNHIQEKYVVLDIANAILKLNDKLKAPLDIYLTRYSDTLISLSDRTKLVKVLKADLFVSLHCNHSDNANARGVEVYVSDRKSKYRNNSTWLAFQMQAAVNQELGFESRGVKFANFQVLRETIDYCPSVLLELGFLSNVDEGKYISDSTSIQPIALTILQSLQKH
- a CDS encoding ATPase, with amino-acid sequence MDNPSKIIEGGVEYSLGKFDGKSVLYDFPKILIYLNAKGKLLFGKKFRIYHEDKDILLRLCSYFIRDKENCEKYEIDIDKGILLSGPVGCGKTSLMKLLRHIVPLQRPYEMIPCRNVTFSFNYLGFKTVEEYGNNKFYCFDDLGVEPSGRFYGKDLNVMGEVLLSRYDLYLETKRKIKTHATTNLNAEELEERYGNRVRSRMRELFNLIAFDTKARDKRK
- a CDS encoding helix-turn-helix domain-containing protein; this translates as MPTSIITTDDLREFKMELLDDIKSLLSKQAKGKLKKYLKSSEVMDLLQVSPGTLQNLRINGTLPYTKVGGIIYYDTEEIQKVMDANRVQHKLDS